A DNA window from Bradyrhizobium barranii subsp. barranii contains the following coding sequences:
- a CDS encoding ribulose bisphosphate carboxylase small subunit, which produces MKLTQGCFSFLPDLTDDQITKQVQYCLANGWAVNIEFTDDPHPRNTYWEMWGLPMFDLQDAAGVMMELAECRRVYGDRYIRISGFDSSHGWESVRISFLVKRPPQEAEFELVRQEVGGRAIRYTTVRRPAAHAST; this is translated from the coding sequence ATGAAACTGACCCAGGGCTGCTTCTCGTTCCTGCCTGATCTGACCGACGACCAGATCACGAAGCAGGTGCAATATTGCCTCGCCAATGGCTGGGCGGTGAATATCGAGTTCACCGACGATCCGCATCCCCGCAACACCTATTGGGAGATGTGGGGCCTGCCGATGTTCGACCTCCAGGACGCCGCCGGCGTGATGATGGAGCTCGCCGAATGCCGCAGGGTTTACGGCGATCGCTACATCCGCATCAGTGGATTCGACTCCAGCCATGGCTGGGAATCGGTGCGGATCTCGTTCCTCGTCAAGCGCCCGCCGCAGGAAGCCGAGTTCGAGCTGGTGCGGCAGGAGGTGGGGGGACGTGCGATCCGCTACACAACCGTGCGCCGGCCGGCCGCGCACGCGTCGACCTAG